From Aedes albopictus strain Foshan chromosome 1, AalbF5, whole genome shotgun sequence, one genomic window encodes:
- the LOC115256547 gene encoding uncharacterized protein LOC115256547 — translation MTRKRRAKAKANYKPINWQPSTYDADESDLEEWFEMPRPLLSTHPNYPLEELELDLEETLSTIREQRTSGVMMPADVIKIKRIIYLFMRDMNIVTCDVNSRYLPPSATCEYRAPESEPEEEIELIIPSSDSDDLEMSFSEPESDSKDLLQVEMGTKRSPVSRYSSGYFTPDFDTSKSVLHSSKIPRDLPGEAFQSSKQQSSNPESLRKQTRSFKIRKKANLNLRAEPTAKELCSEPTSILELYPSTKIPRSGRTPGTPQKVFSFNKKKNKCH, via the coding sequence ATGACTCGCAAGCGGCGAGCAAAGGCTAAAGCCAATTATAAACCAATCAATTGGCAGCCGTCGACGTACGATGCGGACGAGTCGGACTTAGAGGAATGGTTTGAAATGCCTCGTCCGTTGCTCTCGACGCATCCTAACTACCCGCTAGAGGAGTTAGAGCTGGACCTCGAAGAGACTTTGTCGACCATTCGGGAGCAAAGGACTTCGGGGGTGATGATGCCAGCAGACGTCATAAAAATTAAAAGAATCATCTACCTGTTTATGCGTGACATGAACATCGTCACTTGCGATGTTAATTCTCGTTATTTGCCCCCCAGCGCAACTTGCGAATACAGGGCGCCGGAATCAGAACCAGAGGAAGAGATCGAGTTGATCATCCCTAGTTCCGATTCCGATGATTTGGAAATGTCCTTCAGCGAGCCCGAATCTGATTCGAAAGACCTGCTTCAGGTAGAAATGGGAACGAAAAGAAGCCCAGTGTCACGCTACTCTTCTGGCTATTTCACTCCCGATTTTGACACCAGTAAGTCGGTGCTTcattcatcaaaaattcctcgagaCTTACCTGGTGAAGCTTTCCAATCTTCAAAGCAACAATCGTCGAACCCCGAATCCCTACGAAAGCAGACCCGGTCGTTCAAGATCCGGAAAAAGGCCAACCTAAATCTTCGAGCGGAACCTACGGCCAAAGAACTGTGCAGCGAACCTACTTCGATATTGGAACTTTACCCTTCTACGAAAATTCCCCGTTCCGGACGCACACCTGGAACCCCCCAAAAGGTCTTTTCATTcaataaaaagaaaaacaaatgccACTAA